From Pseudorasbora parva isolate DD20220531a chromosome 25, ASM2467924v1, whole genome shotgun sequence, one genomic window encodes:
- the LOC137064617 gene encoding streptococcal hemagglutinin-like isoform X7 has product MQGSTTYGGSLQPQGTRRQFATGSPSSYPSVSLSSQQGASSQSATVQSSQKQFTSSYGTQSGGSLQTQGTRRQFATGSPPYPSVSISSQQGASSQSATVQSSQKLSPSYGTQLGGSLQLQGTTRQFATGSPSYPSVSIASPQGAARLSATVQSSRKQFTSSYGTQSGGSLHHQGTKSQFTTGSSSSYPSVSISSQQGSTSQSATVQSSRKQFTSSYGTQSGGALQPQGTTSQFATGSPSYPSVSLSSPQGATSQSATVQSSQKQFTSRYGTHSGGSLQPQGTTSQFATGSPSYPSVSLSSQQGTASQSATVQSSQKLSPSYSTQLGGSLQPQGTTRQFATGSPSSYPSVSLSSPQGAARLSATVQSSRKQFTSSYGTQSGGSLQPQDTTRQFATGSPSYPSVSLSSQQGTASQSATVQSSQKLSPSYGTQLGGSLQPQGTTRQFATGSPLSYPSVSLSSPQGATSQSATVQSSRKQFTSSYGTPSGSSKILTMQGSTAYGGSLQPQGTRRQFATGSPSSYPSVSIASPQGTASQSATVQSSQKLSPSYSTQLGGSLQPQGTTRQFTTGSPSYPSVSLSSPQGAARLSATVQSSRKQFTSSYGTQSGGSLQPQGTTSQFATGSPSYPSVSISSQQGASSQSATVQSSQKLSPSYGTQLGGSLQLQGTTRQFATGSPSYPSVSIASPQGAARLSATVQSSRKQFTSSYGTQSGGSLQPQGTTRQFATGSPSYPSVSLSSSQGAARLSATVQSSRKQFTSSYGTQSGGSLQPQGTKSQFTTGSSSSYPSVSISSQQGTTSQSATVQSSRKQFTSSYGTQSGGSLQPQGTTSQFATGSPSYPSVSLSSQQGTASQSATVQSSQKLSPSYSTQLGGSLQPQGTRRQFATGSPSSYPSVSIASPQGAARLSATVQSSRKQFTSSYGTQSGGSLQPQGTTSQFATGSPSYPSVSISSPQGAARLSATVQSSRKQFTSSYGTQSGGSLQPQGTTRQFATGSPSYPSVSLSSQQGTASQSATVQSSQKLSPSYGTQLGGSLQPQGTTRQFATGSPSYPSVSLSSPQGATSQSATVQSSRKQFTSSYGTPSGSSKILTMQGSTAYGGSLQPQGTRRQFATGSPSSYPSVSIASPQGTASQSATVQSSQKLSPSYSTQLGGSLQPQGTTRQFATGSPSSYPSVSLSSPQGATSQSATVQSSRKQFTSSFGTQSGGSLQPQGTTRQFATGSPSSYPSVSLSSPQGATSQSATVQNSQKQFTSRYGTHSGGSLQPQGTTSQFATGSPSYPSVSLSSQQGTASQSATVQSSQKLSPSYSTQLGGSLQPQGTRRQFATGSPSSYPSVSIASPQGAARLSATVQSSQKQFTSSYGTQSGGSIQPQGTRSPFALGSRSSYLSLSLSSPQGFASQAFQSDAVSQHQKSQRWPPSEGIQTSGAAVSQGASSVSEVLSSYGLFNQNTQASKPSRRFSSDRYYVKG; this is encoded by the exons ATGCAGGGAAGCACCACTTATGGTGGATcactccagcctcaaggtaccagaAGGCAGTTTGCCACTGGGTCTCCATCCTCCTACCCAAGTGTATCCCTATCCTCACAACAAGGTGCTTCCAgtcagtctgctacagtccagagttcacagaagcagtttacctctagctatggcacccagtcaggggGATCACTCCAGACTCAAGGTACCAGAAGGCAGTTTGCCACTGGGTCTCCACCCTACCCAAGTGTATCCATATCCTCACAACAAGGTGCTTCCAGTCAatctgctacagtccagagttcacaGAAGCTGTCTCctagctatggcacccagttGGGGGGATCACTCCAGCTTCAAGGTACCACAAGGCAGTTTGCCACTGGGTCTCCATCCTACCCAAGTGTTTCCATAGCCTCACCCCAAGGTGCTGCCAGACTGTCagctacagtccagagttcacggaagcagtttacctctagctatggcacccagtcaggggGATCACTCCATCATCAAGGTACCAAAAGTCAGTTTACCACTGGTTCTTCATCGTCTTACCCAAGTGTATCCATATCCTCACAACAAGGTTCTACCAgtcagtctgctacagtccagagttcacggaagcagtttacctctagctatggcacccagtcagggggagcactccagcctcaaggtaccacaagtcaGTTTGCCACTGGGTCTCCATCCTACCCAAGTGTATCACTCTCCTCACCCCAAGGTGCTACCAgtcagtctgctacagtccagagttcacaGAAGCAGTTTACCTCTAGATATGGCACCCATTCAGGGGGATcactccagcctcaaggtaccacaagtcaGTTTGCCACTGGGTCTCCATCCTACCCAAGTGTATCACTATCCTCACAACAAGGTACTGCCAGTCAatctgctacagtccagagttcacaGAAGCTGTCTCCTAGCTATAGCACCCAGTTAGGGGGATcactccagcctcaag gtaccacaaggCAGTTTGCCACTGGTTCCCCATCGTCCTACCCAAGTGTATCACTATCCTCACCCCAAGGTGCTGCCAGACTGTCagctacagtccagagttcacggaagcagtttacctctagctatggcacccagtcaggggGATCACTCCAGCCTCAAGATACCACAAGGCAGTTTGCCACTGGGTCTCCATCCTACCCAAGTGTATCACTATCCTCACAACAAGGTACTGCCAGTCAatctgctacagtccagagttcacaGAAGCTGTCTCctagctatggcacccagttAGGGGGATCCCTCCAacctcaaggtaccacaaggCAGTTTGCCACTGGTTCTCCATTGTCCTACCCAAGTGTATCGCTATCCTCACCCCAAGGTGCTACCAgtcagtctgctacagtccagagttcacggaagcagtttacctctAGCTATGGCACTCCGTCAGGGTCCTCTAAAATCTTAACCATGCAGGGAAGCACCGCTTATGGTGGATcactccagcctcaaggtaccagaAGGCAGTTTGCCACTGGGTCTCCATCCTCCTATCCAAGTGTTTCCATAGCCTCACCCCAAGGTACTGCCAGTCAatctgctacagtccagagttcacaGAAGCTGTCTCCTAGCTATAGCACCCAGTTAGGGGGATcactccagcctcaaggtaccacaaggCAGTTTACCACTGGTTCTCCATCCTACCCAAGTGTATCACTATCCTCACCCCAAGGTGCTGCCAGACTGTCagctacagtccagagttcacggaagcagtttacctctagctatggcacccagtcagggggatcactccagcctcaaggtaccacaagtcaGTTTGCCACTGGGTCTCCATCCTACCCAAGTGTATCCATATCCTCACAACAAGGTGCTTCCAGTCAatctgctacagtccagagttcacaGAAGCTGTCTCctagctatggcacccagttGGGGGGATCACTCCAGCTTCAAGGTACCACAAGGCAGTTTGCCACTGGGTCTCCATCCTACCCAAGTGTTTCCATAGCCTCACCCCAAGGTGCTGCCAGACTGTCagctacagtccagagttcacggaagcagtttacctctagctatggcacccagtcagggggatcactccagcctcaaggtaccacaaggCAGTTTGCCACTGGTTCTCCATCCTACCCAAGTGTATCACTATCCTCATCCCAAGGTGCTGCCAGACTGTCagctacagtccagagttcacggaagcagtttacctctagctatggcacccagtcagggggatcactccagcctcaaggtaccaaaAGTCAGTTTACCACTGGTTCTTCATCGTCTTACCCAAGTGTATCCATATCCTCACAACAAGGTACTACCAgtcagtctgctacagtccagagttcacggaagcagtttacctctagctatggcacccagtcagggggatcactccagcctcaaggtaccacaagtcaGTTTGCCACTGGGTCTCCATCCTACCCAAGTGTATCACTATCCTCACAACAAGGTACTGCCAGTCAatctgctacagtccagagttcacaGAAGCTGTCTCCTAGCTATAGCACCCAGTTAGGGGGATcactccagcctcaaggtaccagaAGGCAGTTTGCCACTGGGTCTCCATCCTCCTATCCAAGTGTTTCCATAGCCTCACCCCAAGGTGCTGCCAGACTGTCagctacagtccagagttcacggaagcagtttacctctagctatggcacccagtcagggggatcactccagcctcaaggtaccacaagtcaGTTTGCCACTGGGTCTCCATCCTACCCAAGTGTTTCCATATCCTCACCCCAAGGTGCTGCCAGACTGTCagctacagtccagagttcacggaagcagtttacctctagctatggcacccagtcagggggatcactccagcctcaaggtaccacaaggCAGTTTGCCACTGGGTCTCCATCCTACCCAAGTGTATCACTATCCTCACAACAAGGTACTGCCAGTCAatctgctacagtccagagttcacaGAAGCTGTCTCctagctatggcacccagttAGGGGGATCCctccagcctcaaggtaccacaaggCAGTTTGCCACTGGGTCTCCATCCTACCCAAGTGTATCGCTATCCTCACCCCAAGGTGCTACCAgtcagtctgctacagtccagagttcacggaagcagtttacctctAGCTATGGCACTCCGTCAGGGTCCTCTAAAATCTTAACCATGCAGGGAAGCACCGCTTATGGTGGATcactccagcctcaaggtaccagaAGGCAGTTTGCCACTGGGTCTCCATCCTCCTATCCAAGTGTTTCCATAGCCTCACCCCAAGGTACTGCCAGTCAatctgctacagtccagagttcacaGAAGCTGTCTCCTAGCTATAGCACCCAGTTAGGGGGATcactccagcctcaaggtaccacgaGGCAGTTTGCCACTGGTTCCCCATCGTCCTACCCAAGTGTATCGCTATCCTCACCCCAAGGTGCTACCAgtcagtctgctacagtccagagttcacggaagcagtttacctctagctttggcacccagtcagggggatcactccagcctcaaggtaccacaaggCAGTTTGCCACTGGTTCTCCATCGTCCTACCCAAGTGTATCACTATCCTCACCCCAAGGTGCTACCAgtcagtctgctacagtccagaATTCACAGAAGCAGTTTACCTCTAGATATGGCACCCATTCAGGGGGATcactccagcctcaaggtaccacaagtcaGTTTGCCACTGGGTCTCCATCCTACCCAAGTGTATCACTATCCTCACAACAAGGTACTGCCAGTCAatctgctacagtccagagttcacaGAAGCTGTCTCCTAGCTATAGCACCCAGTTAGGGGGATcactccagcctcaaggtaccagaAGGCAGTTTGCCACTGGGTCTCCATCCTCCTATCCAAGTGTTTCCATAGCCTCACCCCAAGGTGCTGCCAGACTGTCagctacagtccagagttcacagaagcagtttacctctagctatggcacccagtcagggggatcaatccagcctcaaggtaccaggAGTCCCTTTGCCCTTGGGTCTCGATCCTCCTACCTAAGTTTATCCCTATCCTCACCCCAAGGTTTTGCCAGCCAAGCATTTCAAAGTGATGCTGTGTCCCAACACCAGAAGTCTCAAAGATGGCCACCATCAGAAGGTATTCAAACCTCAGGTGCAGCTGTTTCACAAGGAGCATCAAGTGTTTCTGAGGTCCTGAGTAGCTATGGCTTGTTTAACCAAAATACCCAAGCTTCTAAACCATCCCGCCGCTTTTCCTCAGACCGCTACTATGTCAAGGGCTAA
- the LOC137064617 gene encoding streptococcal hemagglutinin-like isoform X9 codes for MQGSTTYGGSLQPQGTRRQFATGSPSSYPSVSLSSQQGASSQSATVQSSQKQFTSSYGTQSGGSLQTQGTRRQFATGSPPYPSVSISSQQGASSQSATVQSSQKLSPSYGTQLGGSLQLQGTTRQFATGSPSYPSVSIASPQGAARLSATVQSSRKQFTSSYGTQSGGSLHHQGTKSQFTTGSSSSYPSVSISSQQGSTSQSATVQSSRKQFTSSYGTQSGGALQPQGTTSQFATGSPSYPSVSLSSPQGATSQSATVQSSQKQFTSRYGTHSGGSLQPQGTTSQFATGSPSYPSVSLSSQQGTASQSATVQSSQKLSPSYSTQLGGSLQPQGTRRQFATGSPSSYPSVSIASPQGAARLSATVQSSQKQFTSSYGTQSGGSIQPQGTTRQFATGSPSSYPSVSLSSPQGAARLSATVQSSRKQFTSSYGTQSGGSLQPQDTTRQFATGSPSYPSVSLSSQQGTASQSATVQSSQKLSPSYGTQLGGSLQPQGTTRQFATGSPLSYPSVSLSSPQGATSQSATVQSSRKQFTSSYGTPSGSSKILTMQGSTAYGGSLQPQGTRRQFATGSPSSYPSVSIASPQGTASQSATVQSSQKLSPSYSTQLGGSLQPQGTTRQFTTGSPSYPSVSLSSPQGAARLSATVQSSRKQFTSSYGTQSGGSLQPQGTTSQFATGSPSYPSVSISSQQGASSQSATVQSSQKLSPSYGTQLGGSLQLQGTKSQFTTGSSSSYPSVSISSQQGTTSQSATVQSSRKQFTSSYGTQSGGSLQPQGTTSQFATGSPSYPSVSLSSQQGTASQSATVQSSQKLSPSYSTQLGGSLQPQGTRRQFATGSPSSYPSVSIASPQGAARLSATVQSSRKQFTSSYGTQSGGSLQPQGTTSQFATGSPSYPSVSISSPQGAARLSATVQSSRKQFTSSYGTQSGGSLQPQGTTRQFATGSPSYPSVSLSSQQGTASQSATVQSSQKLSPSYGTQLGGSLQPQGTTRQFATGSPSYPSVSLSSPQGATSQSATVQSSRKQFTSSYGTPSGSSKILTMQGSTAYGGSLQPQGTRRQFATGSPSSYPSVSIASPQGTASQSATVQSSQKLSPSYSTQLGGSLQPQGTTRQFATGSPSSYPSVSLSSPQGATSQSATVQSSRKQFTSSFGTQSGGSLQPQGTTRQFATGSPSSYPSVSLSSPQGATSQSATVQNSQKQFTSRYGTHSGGSLQPQGTTSQFATGSPSYPSVSLSSQQGTASQSATVQSSQKLSPSYSTQLGGSLQPQGTRRQFATGSPSSYPSVSIASPQGAARLSATVQSSQKQFTSSYGTQSGGSIQPQGTRSPFALGSRSSYLSLSLSSPQGFASQAFQSDAVSQHQKSQRWPPSEGIQTSGAAVSQGASSVSEVLSSYGLFNQNTQASKPSRRFSSDRYYVKG; via the exons ATGCAGGGAAGCACCACTTATGGTGGATcactccagcctcaaggtaccagaAGGCAGTTTGCCACTGGGTCTCCATCCTCCTACCCAAGTGTATCCCTATCCTCACAACAAGGTGCTTCCAgtcagtctgctacagtccagagttcacagaagcagtttacctctagctatggcacccagtcaggggGATCACTCCAGACTCAAGGTACCAGAAGGCAGTTTGCCACTGGGTCTCCACCCTACCCAAGTGTATCCATATCCTCACAACAAGGTGCTTCCAGTCAatctgctacagtccagagttcacaGAAGCTGTCTCctagctatggcacccagttGGGGGGATCACTCCAGCTTCAAGGTACCACAAGGCAGTTTGCCACTGGGTCTCCATCCTACCCAAGTGTTTCCATAGCCTCACCCCAAGGTGCTGCCAGACTGTCagctacagtccagagttcacggaagcagtttacctctagctatggcacccagtcaggggGATCACTCCATCATCAAGGTACCAAAAGTCAGTTTACCACTGGTTCTTCATCGTCTTACCCAAGTGTATCCATATCCTCACAACAAGGTTCTACCAgtcagtctgctacagtccagagttcacggaagcagtttacctctagctatggcacccagtcagggggagcactccagcctcaaggtaccacaagtcaGTTTGCCACTGGGTCTCCATCCTACCCAAGTGTATCACTCTCCTCACCCCAAGGTGCTACCAgtcagtctgctacagtccagagttcacaGAAGCAGTTTACCTCTAGATATGGCACCCATTCAGGGGGATcactccagcctcaaggtaccacaagtcaGTTTGCCACTGGGTCTCCATCCTACCCAAGTGTATCACTATCCTCACAACAAGGTACTGCCAGTCAatctgctacagtccagagttcacaGAAGCTGTCTCCTAGCTATAGCACCCAGTTAGGGGGATcactccagcctcaaggtaccagaAGGCAGTTTGCCACTGGGTCTCCATCCTCCTATCCAAGTGTTTCCATAGCCTCACCCCAAGGTGCTGCCAGACTGTCagctacagtccagagttcacagaagcagtttacctctagctatggcacccagtcagggggatcaatccagcctcaaggtaccacaaggCAGTTTGCCACTGGTTCCCCATCGTCCTACCCAAGTGTATCACTATCCTCACCCCAAGGTGCTGCCAGACTGTCagctacagtccagagttcacggaagcagtttacctctagctatggcacccagtcaggggGATCACTCCAGCCTCAAGATACCACAAGGCAGTTTGCCACTGGGTCTCCATCCTACCCAAGTGTATCACTATCCTCACAACAAGGTACTGCCAGTCAatctgctacagtccagagttcacaGAAGCTGTCTCctagctatggcacccagttAGGGGGATCCCTCCAacctcaaggtaccacaaggCAGTTTGCCACTGGTTCTCCATTGTCCTACCCAAGTGTATCGCTATCCTCACCCCAAGGTGCTACCAgtcagtctgctacagtccagagttcacggaagcagtttacctctAGCTATGGCACTCCGTCAGGGTCCTCTAAAATCTTAACCATGCAGGGAAGCACCGCTTATGGTGGATcactccagcctcaaggtaccagaAGGCAGTTTGCCACTGGGTCTCCATCCTCCTATCCAAGTGTTTCCATAGCCTCACCCCAAGGTACTGCCAGTCAatctgctacagtccagagttcacaGAAGCTGTCTCCTAGCTATAGCACCCAGTTAGGGGGATcactccagcctcaaggtaccacaaggCAGTTTACCACTGGTTCTCCATCCTACCCAAGTGTATCACTATCCTCACCCCAAGGTGCTGCCAGACTGTCagctacagtccagagttcacggaagcagtttacctctagctatggcacccagtcagggggatcactccagcctcaaggtaccacaagtcaGTTTGCCACTGGGTCTCCATCCTACCCAAGTGTATCCATATCCTCACAACAAGGTGCTTCCAGTCAatctgctacagtccagagttcacaGAAGCTGTCTCctagctatggcacccagttGGGGGGATCACTCCAGCTTCAAG gtaccaaaAGTCAGTTTACCACTGGTTCTTCATCGTCTTACCCAAGTGTATCCATATCCTCACAACAAGGTACTACCAgtcagtctgctacagtccagagttcacggaagcagtttacctctagctatggcacccagtcagggggatcactccagcctcaaggtaccacaagtcaGTTTGCCACTGGGTCTCCATCCTACCCAAGTGTATCACTATCCTCACAACAAGGTACTGCCAGTCAatctgctacagtccagagttcacaGAAGCTGTCTCCTAGCTATAGCACCCAGTTAGGGGGATcactccagcctcaaggtaccagaAGGCAGTTTGCCACTGGGTCTCCATCCTCCTATCCAAGTGTTTCCATAGCCTCACCCCAAGGTGCTGCCAGACTGTCagctacagtccagagttcacggaagcagtttacctctagctatggcacccagtcagggggatcactccagcctcaaggtaccacaagtcaGTTTGCCACTGGGTCTCCATCCTACCCAAGTGTTTCCATATCCTCACCCCAAGGTGCTGCCAGACTGTCagctacagtccagagttcacggaagcagtttacctctagctatggcacccagtcagggggatcactccagcctcaaggtaccacaaggCAGTTTGCCACTGGGTCTCCATCCTACCCAAGTGTATCACTATCCTCACAACAAGGTACTGCCAGTCAatctgctacagtccagagttcacaGAAGCTGTCTCctagctatggcacccagttAGGGGGATCCctccagcctcaaggtaccacaaggCAGTTTGCCACTGGGTCTCCATCCTACCCAAGTGTATCGCTATCCTCACCCCAAGGTGCTACCAgtcagtctgctacagtccagagttcacggaagcagtttacctctAGCTATGGCACTCCGTCAGGGTCCTCTAAAATCTTAACCATGCAGGGAAGCACCGCTTATGGTGGATcactccagcctcaaggtaccagaAGGCAGTTTGCCACTGGGTCTCCATCCTCCTATCCAAGTGTTTCCATAGCCTCACCCCAAGGTACTGCCAGTCAatctgctacagtccagagttcacaGAAGCTGTCTCCTAGCTATAGCACCCAGTTAGGGGGATcactccagcctcaaggtaccacgaGGCAGTTTGCCACTGGTTCCCCATCGTCCTACCCAAGTGTATCGCTATCCTCACCCCAAGGTGCTACCAgtcagtctgctacagtccagagttcacggaagcagtttacctctagctttggcacccagtcagggggatcactccagcctcaaggtaccacaaggCAGTTTGCCACTGGTTCTCCATCGTCCTACCCAAGTGTATCACTATCCTCACCCCAAGGTGCTACCAgtcagtctgctacagtccagaATTCACAGAAGCAGTTTACCTCTAGATATGGCACCCATTCAGGGGGATcactccagcctcaaggtaccacaagtcaGTTTGCCACTGGGTCTCCATCCTACCCAAGTGTATCACTATCCTCACAACAAGGTACTGCCAGTCAatctgctacagtccagagttcacaGAAGCTGTCTCCTAGCTATAGCACCCAGTTAGGGGGATcactccagcctcaaggtaccagaAGGCAGTTTGCCACTGGGTCTCCATCCTCCTATCCAAGTGTTTCCATAGCCTCACCCCAAGGTGCTGCCAGACTGTCagctacagtccagagttcacagaagcagtttacctctagctatggcacccagtcagggggatcaatccagcctcaaggtaccaggAGTCCCTTTGCCCTTGGGTCTCGATCCTCCTACCTAAGTTTATCCCTATCCTCACCCCAAGGTTTTGCCAGCCAAGCATTTCAAAGTGATGCTGTGTCCCAACACCAGAAGTCTCAAAGATGGCCACCATCAGAAGGTATTCAAACCTCAGGTGCAGCTGTTTCACAAGGAGCATCAAGTGTTTCTGAGGTCCTGAGTAGCTATGGCTTGTTTAACCAAAATACCCAAGCTTCTAAACCATCCCGCCGCTTTTCCTCAGACCGCTACTATGTCAAGGGCTAA